A DNA window from Candidatus Thiopontia autotrophica contains the following coding sequences:
- a CDS encoding protoheme IX farnesyltransferase, giving the protein MAIEPGEIKAPRWRQYYALTKPKVVYLILFTAVVGMLLATSTGMPPWNALIFGTLGIGLASASGAAINQIIDEHIDGVMARTENRPLPQGEVDRRSALIFALSLAAVSMGMLLIFVNMLTAVLTLISLIGYAVIYTMYLKRMGPQNIVWGGAAGATPPVLGWTAVTGEIHTEALLLFLVIFVWTPPHFWALAIKRRAEYAEANIPMLPVTHGVTFTKQQILMYTVMLISVTLLPFVIKMSGLIYLSGAVALGVGFLWFSLRLYRADEPDQAAIRTFAYSIIYLSLLFGFLLLDHYLRVVFHLVAG; this is encoded by the coding sequence CTGGCAATTGAACCTGGTGAGATTAAGGCTCCACGGTGGCGGCAGTATTATGCGCTGACCAAACCAAAGGTAGTCTATCTGATCCTCTTTACTGCGGTTGTGGGGATGTTGTTGGCAACCTCAACAGGGATGCCGCCATGGAATGCACTTATTTTCGGGACATTGGGAATTGGTCTTGCATCGGCGTCCGGTGCAGCCATTAATCAGATCATAGACGAGCATATTGATGGAGTTATGGCACGTACCGAGAATCGTCCACTGCCCCAAGGGGAGGTGGACCGCAGATCTGCACTAATATTTGCTCTGAGTCTGGCAGCTGTATCAATGGGTATGTTGCTGATCTTTGTGAATATGCTGACTGCTGTTTTGACCCTGATTTCATTGATTGGTTACGCAGTGATATACACCATGTACCTGAAGCGTATGGGGCCGCAGAATATTGTCTGGGGAGGAGCAGCTGGGGCAACACCTCCTGTGTTGGGGTGGACTGCAGTAACTGGTGAGATCCATACCGAGGCGCTACTGCTGTTCCTGGTAATCTTTGTCTGGACACCGCCGCATTTCTGGGCGCTTGCGATAAAGCGTCGGGCAGAATATGCAGAGGCAAATATTCCAATGTTGCCGGTTACCCATGGAGTGACCTTTACCAAGCAACAGATACTTATGTATACCGTTATGTTGATTTCGGTAACTCTGCTTCCTTTCGTTATTAAAATGAGTGGGTTGATTTATTTGTCAGGTGCAGTGGCACTCGGTGTCGGTTTTTTATGGTTTTCATTGCGTCTCTATCGTGCCGATGAGCCTGATCAGGCTGCAATTAGAACCTTTGCCTACTCGATTATATATCTGAGTCTGCTGTTTGGGTTTTTGTTACTGGACCACTATTTGCGCGTGGTCTTTCATCTTGTTGCTGGATAG
- a CDS encoding SCO family protein: MSKDNSQNKNKRSGASQLLLLMAVFGLPVIGAWFLYFNPGFLPGERSNFGELVQPVHPIPDQLFSTLDGATFSRENLDGYWTLVYSAGEFCEDSCRKRIYDMRQIRKAMAEHHGDVRRAVVFSTLSPAMESSADITFAEFMSEFDGTSVVVGDASAVAPLRDQFVPAGEASVGHLYLVDPMGNLMMHYLPEQPASEVLSDMELLLKVNKWGGGH; encoded by the coding sequence ATGAGTAAAGATAATAGTCAGAACAAGAATAAAAGGAGTGGTGCAAGCCAGCTGTTGCTGTTGATGGCTGTGTTTGGGTTGCCGGTGATTGGGGCTTGGTTCCTCTACTTTAATCCGGGTTTTCTGCCTGGAGAGCGCTCAAACTTTGGTGAGCTTGTGCAGCCAGTTCATCCAATACCAGACCAGCTATTCTCTACTCTGGATGGAGCAACTTTCTCCAGGGAGAATCTTGATGGCTACTGGACTCTTGTCTATTCAGCAGGTGAATTCTGCGAAGATTCATGTCGCAAGCGTATCTATGATATGCGTCAAATTCGCAAGGCGATGGCTGAACACCATGGTGATGTGAGGCGCGCAGTTGTCTTTTCGACACTCTCTCCAGCCATGGAGAGCTCTGCGGATATTACCTTCGCTGAGTTTATGAGCGAGTTTGATGGTACCTCGGTAGTTGTTGGAGATGCATCAGCCGTGGCTCCGTTGAGGGATCAGTTTGTCCCTGCTGGCGAGGCATCAGTAGGTCATCTCTATCTGGTAGATCCAATGGGAAATTTGATGATGCACTATCTGCCTGAGCAGCCTGCATCAGAGGTATTAAGTGATATGGAACTTCTATTAAAGGTCAACAAGTGGGGTGGCGGACATTGA
- a CDS encoding SURF1 family protein has translation MSRSSWFASGLLFSMVALFLWLGFWQLERAGQKEQAVIEREDRGDDALFKLTGSEVDAEQVRYRQVGLQGEFLEDSQFLLDNRKHKRVAGYYVMVPMRIEGSSRAVLVNRGWIAQGNNRKILPHIEVPSGLQHLNGVVRVPKSHGFRLGEDADAELRLYIDLEKIGESVGVEMLPFVVRQQSGLDSEDGLIREWGQLEQKDSDPVMHYGYALQWFAFALLLVGGWVAVVVKQRKEDSVEN, from the coding sequence GTGAGTCGATCATCCTGGTTCGCATCAGGGCTACTGTTTTCAATGGTGGCCCTGTTTCTTTGGTTGGGATTCTGGCAACTGGAGCGAGCTGGGCAGAAGGAGCAGGCTGTAATTGAGAGAGAGGATCGTGGCGATGATGCTCTTTTTAAGCTGACCGGTAGTGAGGTTGATGCTGAGCAGGTGCGTTATCGACAGGTAGGGCTACAGGGGGAGTTTTTGGAAGATTCTCAATTTTTACTGGATAACCGAAAACATAAACGGGTTGCCGGTTATTACGTAATGGTGCCAATGAGAATTGAGGGAAGCAGTAGAGCGGTACTGGTTAACAGGGGGTGGATAGCTCAGGGTAATAACAGAAAGATATTGCCACATATTGAGGTTCCATCTGGCCTGCAACACCTGAATGGAGTGGTTAGAGTTCCCAAATCCCATGGATTCAGATTGGGTGAGGATGCGGATGCTGAGTTACGTCTCTATATAGACCTGGAGAAGATTGGTGAGTCTGTTGGAGTAGAGATGCTGCCATTTGTGGTCAGACAGCAGAGCGGCCTGGATAGTGAAGATGGGCTAATCAGGGAGTGGGGGCAGCTGGAACAGAAGGATAGTGACCCTGTAATGCATTATGGATACGCCCTGCAGTGGTTTGCTTTTGCGCTGTTATTGGTTGGAGGATGGGTGGCTGTTGTAGTCAAACAGAGAAAGGAAGATTCTGTGGAAAACTGA
- a CDS encoding twin transmembrane helix small protein: MKFPVLLMLGLIVLSLASGMFFLAKDDGKGNRVVKSLTFRIILSLILFAMLIIGAVFNVIDPNTLTPSIVAPAK; encoded by the coding sequence ATGAAATTTCCTGTGTTGTTGATGTTGGGGTTGATTGTCCTCTCCCTGGCGAGTGGCATGTTTTTCCTGGCAAAGGATGATGGCAAAGGTAATCGTGTAGTCAAAAGTCTTACATTCCGCATTATCCTTTCACTTATTCTCTTCGCAATGTTGATTATTGGTGCAGTATTTAATGTGATTGATCCAAACACATTGACTCCATCTATTGTGGCTCCAGCTAAATAG
- a CDS encoding cytochrome c oxidase subunit 3, whose translation MSASKDQYFIPEPSHWPIVAMLSILTILMGFALAVNGVGAGTLLIIVGFALLAYMFFGWFGDVVGENLTGKYNNQVDNSFRQGMFWFIASEVFFFGSFFGSLYYIRNIAVEWLGGTGYLAPTHEFITSQFVSQWPTAGPGNLGGNFALVDTWGVPAINTAILLTSGLTLTWAHWGLKNNNNRQLVRGLILTVALGVIFVAMQAQEYGHAYGQLNLTLESGVYGSTFYILTGFHGFHVIVGALMLAAVLGRSMKGHFTEENHFAFEAAAWYWHFVDVVWLGLFVLVYWM comes from the coding sequence ATGTCTGCTTCAAAAGATCAATATTTTATACCAGAGCCTAGTCATTGGCCGATTGTGGCAATGCTCTCTATTCTAACCATCCTTATGGGGTTTGCCCTGGCTGTGAACGGAGTGGGTGCTGGAACCTTGCTGATTATTGTCGGTTTCGCTCTGCTTGCCTATATGTTTTTTGGCTGGTTTGGTGATGTGGTAGGGGAGAACCTTACTGGTAAATACAATAATCAGGTTGATAACTCATTCCGTCAGGGGATGTTCTGGTTTATTGCATCAGAGGTATTCTTCTTTGGTTCATTCTTTGGGTCCTTGTACTACATTAGAAATATCGCAGTAGAGTGGTTGGGTGGTACAGGATATCTTGCACCTACTCACGAGTTCATCACCAGTCAGTTTGTTTCACAATGGCCAACTGCCGGACCGGGCAATCTGGGTGGCAATTTCGCACTGGTGGATACCTGGGGCGTGCCTGCAATCAATACTGCAATCCTGCTCACCTCTGGGTTAACGCTGACCTGGGCACACTGGGGGCTGAAGAATAACAATAACAGACAGCTTGTTCGTGGTCTGATTCTGACTGTTGCCCTGGGTGTCATCTTTGTTGCCATGCAGGCACAGGAGTATGGCCATGCCTATGGTCAGCTCAATCTGACTCTTGAGTCTGGTGTTTATGGTTCAACCTTCTATATTCTGACAGGATTTCATGGTTTCCATGTGATTGTTGGGGCTCTGATGCTGGCGGCTGTTCTGGGTCGAAGCATGAAGGGGCACTTTACTGAAGAGAACCACTTCGCTTTTGAGGCTGCTGCCTGGTATTGGCATTTTGTAGATGTGGTCTGGTTGGGGTTGTTTGTTTTGGTCTACTGGATGTAA
- a CDS encoding cytochrome c oxidase assembly protein, translating to MSAVSEKSQQRQKHRKTSFLLVGLVVGMFGFGFALIPLYNLYCQVTGLKNSGEIFSESSAIVDQSRQVTVQFDTTVNDGLPWKFKPMIREIKVNPGEISEVSFLVKNLSDEKLVGQAIPSVTPWFANGYFHKIECFCFDNQPLMGGESKEMPLRFYVSNDLPGDISVLNLSYTFLNTNKESAAKYDSAGA from the coding sequence ATGAGTGCAGTGAGCGAAAAAAGTCAGCAGAGACAGAAACACCGCAAGACCAGCTTTTTACTGGTCGGTCTGGTGGTAGGGATGTTTGGTTTCGGTTTTGCGCTGATACCGTTGTACAACCTCTACTGCCAGGTTACCGGACTGAAGAATAGTGGTGAGATCTTCTCGGAGAGTAGTGCCATTGTGGATCAGAGTCGTCAGGTAACAGTTCAGTTTGATACCACAGTGAATGATGGTCTGCCGTGGAAATTCAAGCCCATGATCAGAGAGATCAAGGTGAACCCCGGGGAGATTTCTGAGGTCAGTTTTTTGGTAAAGAATCTCTCTGACGAGAAGCTTGTTGGCCAGGCCATTCCGAGTGTGACTCCATGGTTTGCCAATGGCTATTTTCACAAGATAGAGTGCTTCTGTTTTGATAATCAGCCGCTTATGGGTGGCGAGAGCAAAGAGATGCCGTTACGGTTCTATGTCTCCAATGACCTCCCCGGTGATATCTCTGTACTTAATCTCTCTTATACGTTCCTGAACACAAACAAGGAGTCTGCAGCTAAATACGATAGTGCAGGTGCCTGA
- a CDS encoding cytochrome c oxidase subunit 1 — MSSIDMTHDAIANDGHHDDHDHGPIKGWRRWLYSTNHKDIGTMYLIFALVMLFLGGISAMAIRAELMFPGIQLLEPDLYNNIVTNHALVMVFGAVMPAAAGLANWMIPMMIGAPDMALPRMNNLSFWILPAAAIMLILSFVVPFFPGGGSQINTGWTLYPPLSIKVGMSMDFLIFTVHLLGISSILASINIIVTILNMRAPGMKLSQMPMFVWTWLVTAFLLILILPVLAGGVTMLLFDRHFGTSFFDAAGGGDPVLFQHLFWFFGHPEVYVLLLPSIGVLSMVIPTFSRKPLFGYMSLVGAMIFLGTLGMVVWAHHQYTVGMSYAAVNYFMIGTILISIPVGLMKFNFIATMWRGSLTFETPMLFAIAIVIMFVFGGLTGVMLAVIPADMQYHDSMFVVAHFHYVLLPGAVLALFAGVFYWLPKWTGNMYNERLGKLFFWTNIIGFNMTFFVQHFLGLAGMPRRIVDYSVQFTEFNVISSVGAFIFGLSHLILLYIIIDTVRGKNKEKATAQVWEGAKNNGLEWDLPSPPPYHSWSEAPKLDENAKYAGA; from the coding sequence ATGAGTTCTATAGATATGACACACGATGCTATTGCTAATGACGGGCATCATGATGACCATGATCATGGTCCAATCAAGGGTTGGAGACGTTGGCTTTACAGCACCAACCACAAGGATATCGGTACGATGTACCTGATCTTTGCTCTGGTGATGCTCTTTCTGGGCGGAATCAGTGCAATGGCAATCCGTGCTGAGTTGATGTTCCCGGGGATTCAGCTGTTGGAGCCTGATCTTTATAATAATATTGTAACCAACCATGCACTGGTGATGGTTTTTGGTGCAGTAATGCCGGCAGCCGCAGGGCTTGCAAACTGGATGATCCCAATGATGATCGGGGCTCCAGATATGGCGTTGCCACGAATGAATAATCTCAGTTTCTGGATCCTTCCAGCAGCTGCGATCATGTTGATTCTCTCGTTTGTGGTCCCATTCTTTCCGGGTGGTGGCTCACAGATCAATACAGGGTGGACGCTCTATCCTCCACTGTCGATCAAGGTTGGCATGTCCATGGACTTCCTGATCTTTACGGTACATCTGCTGGGTATCTCATCCATTTTGGCATCGATCAATATTATCGTTACCATTCTGAATATGCGTGCACCTGGCATGAAGTTGAGTCAGATGCCTATGTTTGTATGGACCTGGTTGGTAACAGCATTCCTGCTGATTCTGATTCTTCCAGTACTGGCTGGTGGCGTAACCATGCTACTGTTTGACCGTCACTTTGGAACCAGCTTCTTTGATGCGGCCGGTGGTGGTGATCCGGTACTGTTCCAGCACCTGTTCTGGTTCTTTGGACACCCCGAGGTCTACGTACTGCTGTTGCCATCCATCGGTGTTCTCTCCATGGTGATCCCAACCTTCTCACGTAAACCACTATTTGGTTACATGTCACTGGTTGGGGCGATGATCTTTCTTGGTACTCTGGGAATGGTAGTCTGGGCTCACCATCAGTATACGGTTGGAATGTCTTACGCTGCGGTGAACTACTTTATGATTGGAACCATTCTGATCTCGATTCCAGTGGGGTTGATGAAATTCAACTTTATTGCAACCATGTGGAGAGGTTCCCTAACTTTTGAGACCCCAATGCTGTTTGCGATTGCAATCGTAATCATGTTTGTCTTTGGCGGTCTTACCGGGGTAATGCTGGCCGTTATTCCAGCTGATATGCAGTACCATGACTCGATGTTTGTGGTGGCGCATTTTCACTATGTGTTGTTGCCGGGAGCGGTCTTGGCGCTGTTTGCCGGAGTCTTCTACTGGTTACCAAAGTGGACCGGAAATATGTATAACGAGAGACTGGGCAAGCTCTTCTTCTGGACCAATATTATTGGCTTCAATATGACATTCTTTGTTCAGCACTTCCTGGGGTTGGCAGGAATGCCGCGTCGCATTGTTGACTATAGTGTTCAGTTTACCGAGTTTAATGTGATCTCCAGTGTTGGTGCCTTTATCTTTGGATTGAGTCACCTGATCCTGCTCTACATCATCATTGATACTGTTCGTGGCAAGAACAAGGAGAAGGCAACTGCGCAGGTTTGGGAAGGTGCCAAGAATAATGGTCTGGAGTGGGATCTCCCTTCTCCACCACCTTACCACTCATGGAGTGAGGCACCAAAGCTGGATGAAAATGCCAAGTATGCTGGAGCCTGA